A window of Haliscomenobacter hydrossis DSM 1100 contains these coding sequences:
- a CDS encoding cupin domain-containing protein, translated as MIQLFNINEKFEKVSEYWSPKIAGELNGQYVKLVKAKGEMIWHSHDDEDELFMIFKGTFVMDFRDHSATVKAGDVLIVPRGVEHRPRTEGEEEVWLILFEPKATKHTGNIEHEMTKHEQDWI; from the coding sequence ATGATTCAATTATTCAACATCAACGAAAAATTTGAAAAGGTCAGCGAATATTGGTCGCCAAAAATCGCAGGAGAGCTGAATGGGCAGTACGTCAAGCTGGTCAAAGCCAAAGGCGAAATGATTTGGCACAGTCACGACGATGAGGACGAGCTGTTTATGATTTTTAAAGGCACCTTTGTCATGGATTTTCGGGACCACAGCGCCACCGTCAAGGCCGGAGATGTACTCATTGTGCCCAGAGGGGTGGAGCACCGGCCTCGGACAGAGGGGGAGGAGGAGGTCTGGCTCATCCTTTTCGAGCCGAAAGCTACCAAACACACGGGCAACATCGAGCATGAAATGACCAAACATGAGCAGGATTGGATTTGA
- a CDS encoding PIN domain-containing protein, translating to MKFVVDTNIVFSAVLNTQSKIGDLMMNSQDIFEFYACDTLRSELKRHRARLLDLSQLNDEQLDQSIFQITNCINFTAEALIPFEYWLKGAELVRDTDMDDIAFLALTEFLSIKIWTGDKALMKGLAKKGYSNFITSEELFNLRSLLES from the coding sequence ATGAAATTCGTCGTTGATACCAATATCGTGTTCAGTGCCGTCTTGAACACCCAAAGCAAGATTGGTGACCTGATGATGAACTCACAAGATATTTTTGAATTCTATGCTTGTGATACTTTGCGTTCCGAATTGAAAAGACACCGTGCTAGGCTACTGGATTTATCACAACTAAATGACGAACAATTAGATCAATCCATTTTTCAGATTACCAATTGCATAAACTTTACCGCAGAAGCTTTGATCCCATTTGAATATTGGCTTAAAGGTGCGGAATTGGTAAGAGATACGGATATGGATGACATTGCCTTTCTTGCTTTGACTGAGTTTTTGAGCATCAAAATTTGGACAGGAGACAAAGCTTTGATGAAAGGGTTAGCCAAGAAAGGATATAGCAATTTTATAACGTCTGAAGAGTTGTTTAACTTACGTTCCTTACTCGAATCATAA
- a CDS encoding DUF7477 domain-containing protein — protein MKPIITLLFVTFAQLAFAQTQFCQDIIFPTLNTSLYQGVYYSELKWEDRKKITVAFLNGDPYLHSKVKKYVGEWSIYGNVPFEFVPGPQADIRITFNKGGSWSLIGKQSSEFSVDLNSGRTISGQSGPSMNYGWFDKNTTEQEFKRTILHEFGHALGLLHEHLSPLSGIKWNKPKVYAHYMQVQNWSKEEVDKNVLNKYSVTQTNGEYDPQSIMHYPVNKAFTLDGYEVGWNYNLSAGDKKTIASLYPFTTTTTTTTATPAQRYRITGLAYGDSIWSLTMSKVKSNYTEAWRTRTYFPEAEIQEFWDKDYYISNLSYGKGLWALVMSTGTGFSDQVWRTDGDFPADDIKELWGEGYYVNSVNYGDEQWALVMSKGTKYTHQIWRSRPTFPQNEINEFWAQGYHVTNLTYGNGLWALVMSKNAGYDMQVWRTRNHYPKDEIQEFWEKGYHITSLNYGNGLWALVMSKGTGYGQQSWRTRTNFPNAEIDELWRK, from the coding sequence ATGAAACCAATCATCACCCTCCTTTTTGTCACCTTCGCGCAACTTGCTTTTGCGCAGACTCAATTCTGTCAGGACATCATCTTCCCGACGCTGAATACCTCCTTGTACCAGGGCGTGTATTACAGCGAGCTAAAATGGGAAGACCGCAAAAAAATCACGGTGGCTTTTTTGAATGGCGACCCTTATTTGCACAGCAAGGTCAAAAAATATGTGGGCGAGTGGAGCATCTACGGCAATGTTCCCTTCGAATTTGTACCTGGTCCCCAAGCGGATATCCGGATTACCTTCAACAAAGGTGGCTCTTGGTCTTTAATTGGCAAACAATCCAGCGAATTCTCGGTAGACCTCAATTCGGGAAGAACCATCAGTGGTCAATCCGGGCCTTCGATGAACTACGGCTGGTTTGACAAAAACACCACGGAGCAAGAGTTCAAACGCACCATTTTGCACGAATTCGGGCACGCCCTGGGTTTGTTGCACGAGCACCTCAGTCCCTTGTCAGGCATCAAATGGAATAAGCCCAAAGTGTATGCCCACTACATGCAAGTGCAAAACTGGAGCAAAGAAGAGGTTGATAAAAACGTATTGAACAAATACTCGGTTACCCAAACCAACGGGGAGTACGACCCTCAATCCATCATGCACTACCCGGTCAACAAGGCCTTTACCCTGGATGGCTACGAAGTGGGCTGGAATTACAACTTATCCGCCGGGGACAAAAAGACCATTGCCTCCTTGTATCCCTTTACCACTACAACCACTACCACTACAGCCACGCCTGCCCAACGCTACCGCATTACCGGGTTGGCTTACGGGGACAGCATCTGGTCTTTGACCATGTCCAAGGTTAAGTCCAATTACACTGAAGCCTGGCGCACGCGGACTTATTTTCCCGAGGCTGAAATCCAGGAATTTTGGGACAAAGATTACTACATCAGCAACCTGTCCTATGGCAAGGGCCTGTGGGCACTGGTGATGTCGACGGGTACTGGATTTTCCGATCAGGTTTGGCGGACGGATGGCGATTTCCCGGCTGATGACATTAAGGAACTGTGGGGCGAGGGTTATTATGTCAACAGTGTGAACTACGGCGATGAGCAGTGGGCGTTGGTCATGTCGAAGGGCACGAAATATACCCACCAAATTTGGCGCAGCCGCCCAACCTTCCCTCAAAACGAAATCAACGAGTTTTGGGCCCAGGGCTACCACGTCACCAACCTCACCTACGGAAATGGCCTGTGGGCGCTGGTCATGTCCAAAAATGCGGGCTACGACATGCAGGTTTGGCGAACCCGCAATCATTATCCGAAGGACGAAATCCAGGAATTTTGGGAAAAAGGTTACCACATTACCTCCTTGAACTATGGCAATGGCCTTTGGGCGTTAGTGATGTCCAAAGGCACCGGATATGGCCAGCAATCCTGGCGGACGCGGACGAATTTTCCGAATGCGGAGATTGATGAGTTGTGGAGGAAGTAG
- a CDS encoding alpha/beta hydrolase: protein MKIASLFATLTLISINLSAQTGKVFENLSLPSKILNMERKYAIYLPPDYESSARTYPVLYLLHGGGDDQTGWVQFGEILNITDKAIREGKATPMIIVMPDANTTRRGYANNATGTWLYEDFFFKELMPFVEKKYRIKSEKRFRAVAGLSMGGGGSFAFALHHPELFSSACPLSAATGPMSVEAAKMQIKRGPDSTATDAQIEAFFNQQNVVHMVNNVPDDLKKAVRWYIDCGDDDFLYEGNSLVHIAMRKKEIPHEFRVRNGGHTWTYWREALPDVLEFVSQAFHQY, encoded by the coding sequence ATGAAAATCGCAAGCCTATTCGCCACTTTAACTTTGATCAGCATTAACCTCTCGGCGCAGACCGGAAAAGTATTTGAGAACCTTTCACTCCCAAGCAAAATCCTCAACATGGAGCGGAAGTATGCCATCTACCTGCCTCCCGATTATGAATCCTCTGCAAGAACCTATCCGGTGCTCTATTTGCTACACGGTGGTGGTGATGACCAAACCGGCTGGGTGCAGTTTGGCGAAATATTGAACATTACCGACAAGGCGATCCGGGAGGGTAAAGCCACCCCCATGATCATCGTGATGCCCGACGCCAACACTACCCGCCGTGGCTATGCCAATAACGCAACGGGCACCTGGTTGTACGAGGACTTTTTCTTCAAGGAATTGATGCCTTTTGTAGAAAAGAAATACCGCATCAAAAGCGAAAAACGCTTTAGGGCCGTGGCCGGACTTTCGATGGGTGGCGGCGGAAGTTTTGCTTTTGCCTTGCACCATCCTGAGTTGTTTTCTTCAGCGTGCCCCTTGAGTGCTGCTACCGGGCCGATGAGTGTAGAAGCCGCCAAAATGCAGATAAAACGTGGTCCAGACTCTACTGCTACCGACGCGCAGATTGAGGCGTTTTTCAATCAGCAAAATGTGGTTCACATGGTGAACAATGTACCCGATGACCTTAAAAAGGCGGTGCGTTGGTACATCGATTGTGGGGACGACGACTTTTTATACGAGGGCAATTCACTGGTACACATCGCCATGCGCAAAAAAGAGATTCCGCACGAATTCCGGGTTCGCAACGGGGGGCATACCTGGACGTATTGGCGCGAAGCTTTGCCCGATGTGCTGGAGTTTGTGTCGCAGGCCTTTCATCAGTACTGA
- a CDS encoding SMP-30/gluconolactonase/LRE family protein gives MKKYLLPLLGLFIVLFSCKNNVGKSEKTVDNPASTLELKKLWESDTLFTTAESALYDAASNTIYVSNIEGEPWGADGKGSIGKLATDGTTIAAKWATGLSAPKGMAIANGKLYTADITHLVEIDLATGKITKKYAAPGAEGLNDVTSTSDGTIYFTDSIKGTVYQLKDGAVATIVEGLGGSNGILHENGTLLLGIWKDSTLVQYNLGTKKFKKLASKVPQPDGIEAVGDGAYLVSSWSGLVHYVQPDGKTSLLLNSQVDSISSADIDYVQAKKWLLVPTFFRNTVAAYELVK, from the coding sequence ATGAAAAAGTATCTTTTGCCCCTCCTTGGATTATTTATTGTTTTGTTTTCCTGCAAAAACAATGTAGGTAAAAGCGAAAAAACGGTAGACAATCCAGCTTCAACGCTAGAACTTAAGAAGCTTTGGGAATCTGACACGCTGTTTACCACCGCAGAATCCGCCTTGTACGATGCAGCTAGCAACACCATTTATGTGTCCAATATAGAAGGCGAGCCTTGGGGCGCTGACGGTAAAGGCTCTATCGGCAAACTAGCTACTGATGGTACGACCATTGCCGCCAAATGGGCCACCGGTCTGAGCGCGCCAAAAGGTATGGCCATCGCCAATGGAAAATTGTATACCGCCGATATCACCCATTTGGTAGAGATTGATTTAGCTACAGGAAAAATAACCAAAAAATACGCAGCACCTGGTGCAGAGGGCCTCAATGATGTGACGAGTACATCGGATGGGACTATCTATTTTACAGATTCTATAAAGGGCACTGTTTACCAGCTCAAAGATGGTGCAGTTGCTACAATTGTTGAAGGCTTGGGAGGATCCAACGGCATCTTACATGAGAATGGCACGCTGCTACTTGGTATTTGGAAAGACTCGACTTTAGTACAGTATAATCTTGGCACTAAAAAATTCAAAAAACTGGCCAGCAAAGTTCCACAACCCGATGGCATCGAAGCGGTGGGAGACGGCGCTTATTTAGTGTCTTCCTGGAGCGGCTTGGTGCACTACGTCCAGCCTGATGGCAAAACATCCTTGCTGTTGAATTCCCAAGTTGATTCCATCAGTTCTGCCGACATTGATTATGTGCAAGCAAAGAAATGGTTATTGGTACCCACCTTTTTTAGAAACACAGTGGCGGCGTATGAACTAGTGAAATAA
- a CDS encoding TolB family protein, giving the protein MKKLSILCTFITALFATGTIAQEKIGQFDGHEDVGNPTLKGAATYNPETQEYTLESAGLNMWDKADQFHFLWKKIKGDFIISATIRFIGNGTNPHRKIGIIARDKLSTDSRYADACVHGDDLTSLQYRTADGAITEQVELSVFHPTNIEFQRVGNKFIFSAAVFGANYKSVSKEIALDEEVYAGIFLCSHEDKVVEKAVFSNVRITIPAAPDFRPYRDYLGSHIEVMDVHTGLRKILHSAPNSLQAPNWTKDGKTLIYNSEGKMYNFDLASNTVSTLNTGFAINNNNDHVLSFNGKKLALSNHMGETRISTLFILPVTGSDQPEAITAPESGHSYLHGWSPDGKKLIFTGQRNKQYDIWSVDIATKKETPLTNTLTLDDSPEFTPDGKWIYFNSVRTGTMKLWRMKPDGSQQEQVTFDEYNDWFPHISPDGKWIVYLSYPKEINPTDHPWYQKIYLRLMPAAGGIPRNIAYVYGGQGTINVPSWSPDSKRIAFVSNTKL; this is encoded by the coding sequence ATGAAGAAACTATCCATTCTCTGCACATTCATTACGGCACTTTTTGCTACAGGAACCATCGCTCAAGAAAAAATCGGGCAGTTTGACGGGCACGAAGACGTGGGCAACCCAACCCTAAAAGGCGCTGCGACCTACAACCCCGAAACCCAGGAGTACACCCTGGAAAGTGCTGGCCTCAACATGTGGGACAAGGCCGATCAATTTCATTTTCTTTGGAAAAAAATCAAGGGAGATTTCATCATTTCAGCAACCATCCGCTTCATCGGAAATGGCACCAATCCGCACCGCAAAATTGGCATCATTGCCCGCGATAAACTCAGCACCGATTCGCGTTACGCTGATGCCTGCGTACACGGCGACGACTTGACTTCCCTGCAATATCGGACTGCCGATGGGGCAATCACCGAACAAGTAGAATTGTCGGTTTTTCATCCTACCAACATTGAATTCCAGCGTGTCGGCAACAAGTTCATTTTTTCAGCGGCCGTGTTTGGGGCAAATTACAAGTCGGTCAGCAAGGAAATTGCCCTGGATGAAGAAGTATACGCCGGGATCTTCCTCTGCTCACACGAAGACAAAGTAGTGGAAAAAGCCGTGTTCAGCAATGTGCGCATCACCATTCCGGCGGCTCCTGATTTCCGGCCGTACCGGGACTACCTCGGTAGCCACATCGAAGTGATGGACGTACACACGGGATTAAGAAAAATCCTGCATTCAGCGCCCAATTCCCTACAAGCCCCCAACTGGACCAAAGACGGGAAAACCCTGATCTACAATTCGGAAGGCAAGATGTACAATTTCGATCTGGCGAGCAATACCGTTTCCACCCTGAATACCGGTTTTGCGATCAACAACAACAACGACCATGTACTTTCTTTCAATGGAAAAAAACTGGCCCTTAGCAACCACATGGGTGAAACCAGGATTTCGACTTTGTTTATTCTTCCAGTGACTGGGTCAGACCAACCCGAGGCCATCACCGCTCCCGAATCGGGGCATTCGTACTTACATGGTTGGTCTCCGGATGGAAAAAAGCTGATTTTTACCGGCCAGCGCAACAAACAGTACGACATCTGGTCTGTTGACATTGCGACCAAAAAGGAAACCCCACTCACCAATACCCTAACCCTTGATGATAGCCCTGAATTCACGCCCGATGGGAAATGGATTTATTTCAATTCGGTGCGTACCGGCACCATGAAATTGTGGCGCATGAAACCCGATGGCAGTCAGCAGGAGCAAGTGACTTTTGACGAGTACAACGACTGGTTTCCGCACATTTCGCCCGATGGCAAGTGGATTGTGTATTTGTCGTATCCGAAAGAGATCAATCCCACCGATCATCCCTGGTACCAAAAAATATACCTCCGTTTGATGCCCGCAGCGGGAGGTATTCCCCGCAATATCGCTTATGTGTACGGTGGACAAGGCACCATCAACGTGCCTTCTTGGTCGCCGGATAGCAAGCGCATTGCTTTTGTCAGCAATACGAAGTTGTAA
- a CDS encoding sigma-54-dependent transcriptional regulator yields the protein MLLLIDDDIAIQTSLSLLFQQQGFEVRTASSPTEALTFLQKHTPELAILDMNFSIETSGSDGLSTLRKIKSLHPTLPVILLTGWGSIELAVEGMKIGAADFMTKPWQNEALLQAVRTALKLAQSPPQSPNRRKLDEQFHFENIVGEDPKLLELLESIGRVAPTEAPILITGESGAGKELIAEAIHLNSKRAKAPFVKVNLGGISASLFESELFGHVRGAFTDAKTDRIGRFEMAHKGSIFLDEIGDLDLASQVKLLRVLQDRTFEPLGSSRSKTVDVRVVCATNRNLEEMVGQGTFREDLFYRINLITVKLPALRERPGDIPALVNFFVSNLKTLYNRPQLQVHKEALQWLKNLPLPGNIRQLKNLVERTVLLSTGDELGVADFQKNLQSFGSGAKGAAKFPEVGSMTLEEMELEMIKRALAFHQNKLSKVARSLGITRFALYRRLEKYGIAFEEE from the coding sequence TTGCTGCTGCTCATCGATGACGATATTGCCATTCAAACTTCCTTGTCGCTGCTGTTCCAACAGCAAGGCTTCGAAGTACGCACCGCCAGTTCTCCTACTGAGGCTCTGACCTTTTTGCAAAAACATACGCCCGAATTGGCCATTCTGGACATGAATTTTTCCATTGAAACTTCCGGATCGGATGGCCTCAGCACCTTGCGCAAAATCAAAAGCCTTCACCCAACATTGCCCGTTATCCTCCTCACAGGTTGGGGTTCGATTGAACTGGCGGTGGAAGGGATGAAAATTGGTGCCGCCGATTTTATGACCAAGCCCTGGCAGAACGAAGCCCTGCTGCAAGCGGTGCGTACTGCCCTCAAATTGGCTCAATCGCCTCCTCAATCCCCCAATCGCAGAAAACTGGATGAGCAGTTTCATTTTGAAAACATCGTCGGGGAAGACCCAAAATTATTGGAATTGCTCGAATCTATTGGCCGGGTGGCTCCAACCGAGGCCCCCATCCTGATCACGGGGGAAAGTGGTGCTGGTAAGGAACTCATTGCCGAAGCCATCCACCTCAACAGCAAACGCGCCAAAGCGCCGTTTGTCAAAGTAAACCTGGGGGGTATTTCCGCTTCCCTTTTTGAAAGTGAGTTGTTTGGCCACGTGCGGGGCGCTTTTACCGATGCCAAAACCGATCGAATCGGGCGCTTTGAAATGGCGCACAAAGGCAGTATTTTTTTGGATGAAATTGGAGACCTGGATTTGGCCAGTCAAGTCAAACTCTTGCGGGTGCTACAAGACCGTACCTTTGAACCCCTGGGCAGTAGCCGCAGCAAAACCGTGGATGTGCGCGTGGTATGTGCCACCAACCGCAACCTGGAAGAAATGGTGGGGCAGGGTACTTTCCGTGAAGACCTTTTTTACCGCATCAACCTCATTACCGTTAAACTTCCTGCCCTGCGCGAGCGCCCGGGAGACATTCCTGCATTGGTCAATTTTTTTGTCAGCAACCTCAAAACTTTATACAATCGACCTCAACTACAAGTGCACAAAGAAGCCTTACAATGGCTAAAAAACCTGCCCCTACCGGGTAATATCCGCCAGTTGAAAAATCTGGTGGAACGTACGGTGCTTTTAAGCACTGGAGATGAACTCGGGGTTGCCGATTTTCAAAAGAACCTGCAAAGTTTTGGTTCAGGGGCAAAAGGTGCTGCCAAATTTCCGGAAGTCGGAAGTATGACCCTGGAAGAAATGGAACTGGAGATGATCAAACGTGCACTGGCTTTCCACCAAAATAAGTTGTCAAAAGTGGCGCGTTCACTGGGCATTACGCGCTTTGCGTTGTACCGGAGATTGGAGAAATACGGAATTGCATTTGAAGAAGAGTAG
- a CDS encoding universal stress protein: MDSILCLTDFHHNSAQPFRYGLHLTRHLHNELYVAHVEDSADFPTVEDSVNLDENIATEQLDALQKLRQFIQTNTPEEDQKLPVRGVIVGDNLWDGIEVLTGKYDADLIIMGMRNRMGLAGRIFGGLASKMINLAEVPVLMTPPGTQFTPIKSVVYATDFDVANLASIEKMVAWCQALDANLYLVHVNDDPADNAWAKQQMEKIMRALEEDNEDQRVRFTILEGDDIMDHLEHYMQEVKADLIALTAYRKGFWDRILRSGLAHEVIQEVNIPVLIFKS; the protein is encoded by the coding sequence ATGGACTCCATTTTATGCCTCACTGATTTTCACCACAACAGTGCCCAACCTTTTCGGTATGGTTTGCACCTTACCCGCCATTTGCACAACGAGCTCTACGTTGCTCACGTCGAAGACAGTGCAGACTTTCCTACTGTAGAAGACAGTGTCAATTTGGATGAAAATATAGCTACAGAGCAGCTGGATGCCCTGCAAAAATTGAGGCAGTTCATTCAGACCAACACCCCGGAAGAAGACCAAAAACTCCCGGTTCGCGGGGTAATTGTGGGTGACAACCTCTGGGACGGCATCGAGGTATTGACGGGTAAATACGATGCCGACCTGATCATCATGGGCATGCGCAACCGCATGGGCCTGGCGGGGCGTATTTTTGGTGGACTCGCCTCAAAAATGATCAACCTCGCGGAAGTACCCGTATTGATGACGCCTCCTGGCACTCAATTTACCCCCATTAAAAGTGTGGTATACGCCACCGATTTTGACGTAGCCAACCTCGCCTCCATCGAAAAAATGGTCGCTTGGTGCCAGGCTCTGGATGCAAACCTCTATCTGGTTCACGTGAATGATGATCCTGCTGATAATGCCTGGGCCAAACAACAGATGGAAAAAATCATGCGGGCACTTGAAGAGGACAATGAAGACCAACGCGTGCGTTTTACCATTCTCGAAGGTGATGACATCATGGATCACCTTGAGCACTACATGCAAGAAGTAAAAGCCGATTTGATCGCGCTAACGGCCTACCGCAAGGGCTTTTGGGACCGGATTTTGCGCAGTGGACTGGCCCATGAAGTCATCCAGGAAGTGAATATTCCCGTACTCATCTTTAAATCGTAA
- a CDS encoding TerC family protein, whose translation MLIWIGFLVLVAALLALDLGVFNKDSHTISAKEALRWTGVWVTVSLLFSIFIYFAYENHWVHEDGAPMSGQKAVITYLTGYLVEQSLSVDNIFVIAVIFTYFRIPQKYQHRVLFWGIIGAVLFRGLMIVVGSALLHRFSWITYIFGAILLYTSYRMLTQKDHDEDVEVDKNPLVVLAKRFFPVTDQFHGEKFFIKIDHVTAATPLFIALLVVETTDILFAFDSIPAIFAITTDPFLVFTSNIFAILGLRSLYFVLASMLDKFQYLRYSLVVILAFVGIKMCLVHHIDLPEWLSLAVIAVSLAAGILPSLPAVLQQRREEAKNSIREVEPEKAEEGI comes from the coding sequence ATGTTAATCTGGATTGGCTTTTTAGTCTTAGTCGCTGCATTACTCGCCCTGGATTTGGGTGTTTTTAATAAGGATTCTCATACCATCAGTGCCAAAGAAGCCCTGCGTTGGACGGGAGTTTGGGTTACCGTTTCGCTTTTGTTCAGCATCTTTATTTATTTCGCTTATGAAAACCACTGGGTGCACGAAGATGGCGCACCCATGTCGGGGCAAAAGGCGGTCATTACCTATTTGACCGGATACCTTGTTGAACAGTCCTTGAGTGTCGACAATATTTTTGTCATCGCGGTGATCTTTACCTACTTCAGGATACCTCAAAAATACCAACACCGGGTTTTGTTTTGGGGGATCATCGGGGCGGTGCTGTTCCGTGGATTGATGATTGTAGTTGGATCGGCGCTTTTGCATCGTTTTAGCTGGATTACGTACATATTTGGTGCAATTTTGCTGTACACCTCTTACCGCATGTTGACCCAAAAAGACCACGATGAGGATGTCGAGGTAGACAAAAACCCTCTGGTGGTACTGGCCAAGCGATTTTTTCCGGTCACCGATCAATTTCACGGAGAAAAATTTTTCATAAAAATTGATCATGTCACGGCGGCTACCCCTTTGTTTATTGCCCTTTTGGTGGTAGAGACCACTGATATTCTATTTGCCTTCGACAGCATTCCGGCCATATTTGCCATCACCACTGATCCTTTTCTGGTATTTACGTCCAATATTTTTGCTATCTTAGGGCTGCGATCTCTGTATTTCGTTTTAGCCTCCATGCTCGACAAGTTTCAGTACCTGCGTTACAGCCTGGTGGTAATTCTGGCTTTTGTAGGCATCAAAATGTGTTTGGTGCACCACATCGATTTGCCGGAATGGCTATCCCTGGCGGTCATTGCTGTTTCTTTGGCGGCAGGTATCCTTCCTTCTTTGCCCGCAGTATTGCAGCAGCGTCGGGAAGAAGCCAAAAACTCCATCCGGGAGGTTGAACCGGAAAAAGCAGAGGAAGGGATTTAG
- a CDS encoding alpha/beta fold hydrolase, giving the protein MEIKKRSAFKDPVQDIAWFENWVKTLEQTNDRQYQRIQLQTSLGRTQVWGLNLDDETLETLVIFPGARTTGLFWDFDNGLDNFGLKLRIYLVETNGLPNLSEGNTPDIQSLGYGEWAAEVLGQLKIQQAFVAGASFGGLICMKLGIVAPEKIKAAFLLNPGCLQPFSLSLKNLYYNLLPIIAPSPKNVAKFLDKAVFCKPTHQLSPSAEKLIIDYEVFALTRYQDNTQKPYYMDEQLTQVTVDTYLLEGDKDLLFPYEKSIANAQAKISTLKGVKVFENVAHGIETYAPALAYVGELIKNTVKGTEKK; this is encoded by the coding sequence ATGGAAATCAAAAAACGCTCTGCCTTTAAAGACCCTGTTCAAGACATTGCCTGGTTTGAAAACTGGGTCAAAACCCTGGAACAAACCAACGACCGCCAATACCAACGCATTCAACTACAAACTTCACTCGGTCGAACTCAGGTTTGGGGATTAAATCTGGACGATGAGACTCTCGAAACCCTGGTCATTTTCCCTGGCGCGCGCACTACAGGACTTTTTTGGGACTTCGACAATGGACTCGACAATTTTGGCCTTAAGCTCAGAATCTATCTCGTAGAAACCAATGGCCTGCCCAATTTGAGTGAGGGCAATACCCCCGACATTCAATCCCTGGGTTATGGTGAATGGGCTGCCGAAGTGCTGGGCCAACTCAAGATTCAACAGGCTTTTGTGGCCGGAGCTTCTTTTGGTGGCCTGATTTGTATGAAATTGGGCATTGTGGCTCCGGAGAAGATCAAAGCTGCTTTTTTGCTCAACCCGGGCTGTTTGCAGCCTTTTTCGCTAAGCCTCAAAAATCTGTACTACAACCTGTTGCCGATCATTGCACCCAGTCCCAAAAACGTAGCCAAATTTTTGGATAAAGCCGTGTTTTGCAAACCCACCCACCAATTGTCGCCCTCGGCAGAAAAGCTCATCATCGATTATGAAGTATTTGCCCTGACGCGCTACCAGGACAATACCCAGAAACCGTATTACATGGACGAGCAGCTTACCCAAGTGACCGTCGACACCTATTTGTTGGAAGGGGATAAAGACCTCTTATTTCCCTATGAAAAATCGATTGCCAATGCGCAAGCCAAAATCAGTACCTTAAAAGGGGTGAAGGTATTTGAAAATGTGGCGCATGGCATCGAGACGTATGCTCCGGCTTTGGCTTATGTGGGGGAGCTGATAAAAAATACTGTCAAAGGGACGGAAAAAAAATAA